In a single window of the Raphanus sativus cultivar WK10039 chromosome 9, ASM80110v3, whole genome shotgun sequence genome:
- the LOC108828372 gene encoding nucleolar complex-associated protein 3 isoform X2, protein MGKSRRKEKAIPPPQLPPEVREEEIEFSDEDVKFVEENKEYARFVSRIDTTAINRQCVGEAKTVEDKYEEERSKKKVNQEEKGSNEIQVDPVDVLPVKTLDGKLHYRTVTKKSKLAEADPDEAEEEDVLEDEHILNKSQRRAKAKKSKKDAKKQEKEVLEEIIQEEETPQAAVLAEVKEELSAEETFENKKNRLAELGMLLLSDPEANIRSLKAMLDISKDENAKIVKLCLLSVLAVFKDIIPGYRIRLPTDKELEMKVSKDVKKTRFFESTLLKAYKSYLQKLMAFERQPVYNQVANRCICTLLDAKPHFNYRDNLLTAVVRNISSPDEVVRRLCCTTIRSLFSNEGKHGGELTVQAVRLIADQVKSQNCQLHPNSIEVFMSIRFDEDIGKRDREEANKKKFKKNDKRNNQEEQNQVQENERKKSKREMMSKIRDEVNADYKGVTYEPDAMERRKMQTETLSAVFETYFRILRKTMYSIGESTEEDDTTLNPNAFGPHPLLAPCLDGLAKFTQQLDLDYIGDLMNYLKKLASSSSVSTDSKKKNSKLLTVSERLRCCLVAFKVMRSNLNALNVDLQDFFVQLYNLLLEYRPGRDSGEVLAESLKIMLCDDRHQDMQKAAAFVKRLATFALCFGCAESMSALVTLKILLQRNVKCRNLLENDAGGGSVSGSIAKYQPYATDPNLSGAFASVLWELNLLTKHYHPAISTMAGTISNMNTSQNQTFLSAVTPQQAFADYSLQKESFEPKSESRKLNNKRKRESGGEDVPEIDMGELRKKLKENFTILRGIKEDERVRMEFEFRKKNPTKKQSNVAKKKPKSPKSKKRI, encoded by the exons ATGGGGAAAAGTCGCCGCAAAGAGAAGGCAATACCTCCGCCGCAGCTTCCCCCGGAAGTAAGAGAAGAGGAGATTGAGTTTTCCGACGAGGATGTGAAGTTCGTCGAAGAGAACAAGGAATACGCCCGATTCGTCTCTCGAATTGACACCACTGCTATCAACAG GCAATGCGTTGGTGAAGCAAAGACAGTGGAGGATAAGTATGAGGAGGAGCGATCAAAGAAGAAGGTAAATCAAGAAGAGAAAGGGAGTAACGAGATCCAAGTGGATCCTGTTGATGTGCTCCCTGTCAAGACCTTAGATGGAAAACTCCACTATCGAACTG TGACAAAGAAGTCGAAATTAGCTGAAGCAGACCCAGATGAGGCAGAAGAGGAGGATGTCCTGGAAGATGAACATATATTGAACAAATCTCAAAGGAGAGCAAAAGCGAAAAAGAGTAAGAAAGATGCAAAGAAACAGGAGAAGGAAGTGCTTGAAGAGATTATACAAGAGGAAGAAACACCCCAAGCAGCAGTTCTG GCGGAAGTGAAAGAAGAACTATCTGCTGAAGAGACgtttgaaaataagaaaaacagaCTTGCAGAGTTGGGAATGCTACTACTTTCTGATCCAGAGGCTAACATAAGATCCTTGAAGGCAATGTTAGACATCTCCAAAGATGAAAATGCAAAGATAGTGAAACTCTGCTTGTTATCTGTGTTGGCCGTATTTAAAGATATTATTCCTGG CTATCGGATTAGACTTCCTACGGACAAAGAGCTCGAGATGAAGGTCTCAAAGGATGTAAAGAAAACACGATTCTTTGAGTCAACTTTATTAAAAGCATACAAG TCATATCTGCAGAAGTTGATGGCCTTTGAAAGGCAGCCAGTATATAACCAAGTTGCCAATCGGTGCATTTGTACATTGCTGGATGCGAAACCTCACTTCAACTACCGTGATAACCTGTTAACTGCTGTTGTCAGGAATATTAGCTCCCCAGACGAAGTCGTAAG GAGACTTTGTTGCACTACTATTAGGTCTCTTTTCTCCAATGAAGGGAAACATGGCGGTGAGCTGACTGTGCAAGCTGTACGCTTGATTGCTGATCAAGTCAAATCTCAAAATTGCCAACTTCATCCTAACTCTATTGAG GTGTTCATGTCCATACGCTTCGACGAGGATATCGGGAAGCGTGACAGAGAGGAAGCCAATAAGaagaaatttaagaaaaatgatAAGAGAAATAACCAAGAGGAGCAAAACCAAGTGCAGGAAAACGAGAGGAAGAAATCCAAGCGAGAAATGATGTCTAAGATCAGAGATGAG GTTAATGCTGATTACAAGGGAGTTACCTATGAACCAGATGCTATGGAGCGGCGAAAGATGCAGACGGAGACACTATCTGCTGTTTTTGAGACTTACTTCCGTATCCTGAGAAAAACAATGTATTCAATTGGCGAAAG CACAGAAGAAGACGACACAACTTTGAATCCTAACGCCTTCGGTCCGCACCCTTTGCTCGCTCCATGCTTGGATGGGTTGGCGAAATTCACTCAACAATTGGACTTGGACTACATCGGAGATCTCATGAACTATCTAAAGAAGCTTGCGTCTAGCAGTAGCGTCTCCACCGACTCAAAGAAGAAAAACTCGAAACTGCTGACAGTATCTGAACGCCTGAGGTGTTGCCTTGTCGCATTCAAAGTCATGAGGAGCAACTTAAACGCCTTGAACGTTGACTTGCAAGACTTCTTTGTCCAGCTTTACAACCTCCTTCTCGAGTACCGCCCTGGAAG AGATTCAGGTGAAGTGTTGGCCGAGTCTCTGAAGATAATGCTGTGCGACGACAGGCACCAAGACATGCAGAAAGCAGCTGCGTTTGTAAAACGTTTAGCCACATTCGCGCTATGCTTCGGCTGTGCTGAGTCTATGTCAG CGCTTGTCACATTGAAAATTCTCCTCCAGAGAAACGTCAAATGCAGAAACCTTCTAGAGAACGATGCTGGAGGCGGCTCTGTTTCCGGTTCAATCGCA AAGTATCAGCCATACGCAACAGATCCTAACCTAAGCGGGGCTTTCGCATCAGTGCTATGGGAACTCAACCTCTTGACCAAACACTATCATCCAGCGATCTCAACGATGGCTGGAACAATCTCCAACATGAACACTTCTCAAAACCAAACGTTTCTCTCTGCAGTGACTCCGCAGCAAGCGTTTGCAGATTACTCTCTTCAGAAGGAATCGTTTGAGCCTAAGAGCGAGTCTCGGAAGCTGAACAACAAACGGAAACGTGAGAGTGGCGGTGAAGATGTTCCTGAAATCGACATGGGTGAGCTCAGGAAGAAGCTGAAAGAGAATTTTACCATTCTGCGAGGCATTAAAGAGGACGAGAGGGTGAGAATGGAGTTTGAGTTTCGGAAGAAGAATCCAACGAAGAAACAGAGTAACGTGGCAAAGAAGAAACCGAAGAGCCCTAAGTCCAAGAAGAGAATTTGA
- the LOC108826263 gene encoding auxin-responsive protein SAUR40 — MKSLLHRFSQVADSSSFSSSSHSFRCNQILCCDVHHPTLVKRATVASSIPSGLVPVNVGEKMERFLVSAELLNHPVFVGLLNRSAQEYGYAQKGVLHIPCNVFVFEKVAEALRSGTSQSHDVPELVSLLSGEDVSLWLITE; from the coding sequence ATGAAGTCTCTGCTTCACCGCTTCTCACAAGTCGCCgactcctcctccttctcctcttcctccCACTCGTTTCGCTGCAACCAGATTCTCTGCTGCGATGTTCATCACCCAACGTTGGTTAAACGAGCAACCGTCGCGTCGAGTATCCCTTCAGGTCTTGTACCGGTTAACGTCGGAGAGAAGATGGAGCGATTCTTGGTGAGTGCTGAGTTGCTTAACCACCCTGTGTTCGTCGGTTTGCTTAACCGATCTGCTCAGGAGTATGGTTACGCTCAGAAAGGTGTTCTTCATATCCCATGTAACGTATTCGTGTTTGAGAAAGTCGCTGAGGCTCTCCGATCTGGAACCTCTCAGTCTCATGATGTGCCGGAGCTTGTTTCATTGTTATCCGGCGAAGATGTGTCTCTGTGGTTAATTACAGAGTAG
- the LOC108828372 gene encoding nucleolar complex-associated protein 3 isoform X1: MGKSRRKEKAIPPPQLPPEVREEEIEFSDEDVKFVEENKEYARFVSRIDTTAINRQCVGEAKTVEDKYEEERSKKKVNQEEKGSNEIQVDPVDVLPVKTLDGKLHYRTVTKKSKLAEADPDEAEEEDVLEDEHILNKSQRRAKAKKSKKDAKKQEKEVLEEIIQEEETPQAAVLAEVKEELSAEETFENKKNRLAELGMLLLSDPEANIRSLKAMLDISKDENAKIVKLCLLSVLAVFKDIIPGYRIRLPTDKELEMKVSKDVKKTRFFESTLLKAYKSYLQKLMAFERQPVYNQVANRCICTLLDAKPHFNYRDNLLTAVVRNISSPDEVVRRLCCTTIRSLFSNEGKHGGELTVQAVRLIADQVKSQNCQLHPNSIEVFMSIRFDEDIGKRDREEANKKKFKKNDKRNNQEEQNQVQENERKKSKREMMSKIRDEVNADYKGVTYEPDAMERRKMQTETLSAVFETYFRILRKTMYSIGESSTEEDDTTLNPNAFGPHPLLAPCLDGLAKFTQQLDLDYIGDLMNYLKKLASSSSVSTDSKKKNSKLLTVSERLRCCLVAFKVMRSNLNALNVDLQDFFVQLYNLLLEYRPGRDSGEVLAESLKIMLCDDRHQDMQKAAAFVKRLATFALCFGCAESMSALVTLKILLQRNVKCRNLLENDAGGGSVSGSIAKYQPYATDPNLSGAFASVLWELNLLTKHYHPAISTMAGTISNMNTSQNQTFLSAVTPQQAFADYSLQKESFEPKSESRKLNNKRKRESGGEDVPEIDMGELRKKLKENFTILRGIKEDERVRMEFEFRKKNPTKKQSNVAKKKPKSPKSKKRI, from the exons ATGGGGAAAAGTCGCCGCAAAGAGAAGGCAATACCTCCGCCGCAGCTTCCCCCGGAAGTAAGAGAAGAGGAGATTGAGTTTTCCGACGAGGATGTGAAGTTCGTCGAAGAGAACAAGGAATACGCCCGATTCGTCTCTCGAATTGACACCACTGCTATCAACAG GCAATGCGTTGGTGAAGCAAAGACAGTGGAGGATAAGTATGAGGAGGAGCGATCAAAGAAGAAGGTAAATCAAGAAGAGAAAGGGAGTAACGAGATCCAAGTGGATCCTGTTGATGTGCTCCCTGTCAAGACCTTAGATGGAAAACTCCACTATCGAACTG TGACAAAGAAGTCGAAATTAGCTGAAGCAGACCCAGATGAGGCAGAAGAGGAGGATGTCCTGGAAGATGAACATATATTGAACAAATCTCAAAGGAGAGCAAAAGCGAAAAAGAGTAAGAAAGATGCAAAGAAACAGGAGAAGGAAGTGCTTGAAGAGATTATACAAGAGGAAGAAACACCCCAAGCAGCAGTTCTG GCGGAAGTGAAAGAAGAACTATCTGCTGAAGAGACgtttgaaaataagaaaaacagaCTTGCAGAGTTGGGAATGCTACTACTTTCTGATCCAGAGGCTAACATAAGATCCTTGAAGGCAATGTTAGACATCTCCAAAGATGAAAATGCAAAGATAGTGAAACTCTGCTTGTTATCTGTGTTGGCCGTATTTAAAGATATTATTCCTGG CTATCGGATTAGACTTCCTACGGACAAAGAGCTCGAGATGAAGGTCTCAAAGGATGTAAAGAAAACACGATTCTTTGAGTCAACTTTATTAAAAGCATACAAG TCATATCTGCAGAAGTTGATGGCCTTTGAAAGGCAGCCAGTATATAACCAAGTTGCCAATCGGTGCATTTGTACATTGCTGGATGCGAAACCTCACTTCAACTACCGTGATAACCTGTTAACTGCTGTTGTCAGGAATATTAGCTCCCCAGACGAAGTCGTAAG GAGACTTTGTTGCACTACTATTAGGTCTCTTTTCTCCAATGAAGGGAAACATGGCGGTGAGCTGACTGTGCAAGCTGTACGCTTGATTGCTGATCAAGTCAAATCTCAAAATTGCCAACTTCATCCTAACTCTATTGAG GTGTTCATGTCCATACGCTTCGACGAGGATATCGGGAAGCGTGACAGAGAGGAAGCCAATAAGaagaaatttaagaaaaatgatAAGAGAAATAACCAAGAGGAGCAAAACCAAGTGCAGGAAAACGAGAGGAAGAAATCCAAGCGAGAAATGATGTCTAAGATCAGAGATGAG GTTAATGCTGATTACAAGGGAGTTACCTATGAACCAGATGCTATGGAGCGGCGAAAGATGCAGACGGAGACACTATCTGCTGTTTTTGAGACTTACTTCCGTATCCTGAGAAAAACAATGTATTCAATTGGCGAAAG CAGCACAGAAGAAGACGACACAACTTTGAATCCTAACGCCTTCGGTCCGCACCCTTTGCTCGCTCCATGCTTGGATGGGTTGGCGAAATTCACTCAACAATTGGACTTGGACTACATCGGAGATCTCATGAACTATCTAAAGAAGCTTGCGTCTAGCAGTAGCGTCTCCACCGACTCAAAGAAGAAAAACTCGAAACTGCTGACAGTATCTGAACGCCTGAGGTGTTGCCTTGTCGCATTCAAAGTCATGAGGAGCAACTTAAACGCCTTGAACGTTGACTTGCAAGACTTCTTTGTCCAGCTTTACAACCTCCTTCTCGAGTACCGCCCTGGAAG AGATTCAGGTGAAGTGTTGGCCGAGTCTCTGAAGATAATGCTGTGCGACGACAGGCACCAAGACATGCAGAAAGCAGCTGCGTTTGTAAAACGTTTAGCCACATTCGCGCTATGCTTCGGCTGTGCTGAGTCTATGTCAG CGCTTGTCACATTGAAAATTCTCCTCCAGAGAAACGTCAAATGCAGAAACCTTCTAGAGAACGATGCTGGAGGCGGCTCTGTTTCCGGTTCAATCGCA AAGTATCAGCCATACGCAACAGATCCTAACCTAAGCGGGGCTTTCGCATCAGTGCTATGGGAACTCAACCTCTTGACCAAACACTATCATCCAGCGATCTCAACGATGGCTGGAACAATCTCCAACATGAACACTTCTCAAAACCAAACGTTTCTCTCTGCAGTGACTCCGCAGCAAGCGTTTGCAGATTACTCTCTTCAGAAGGAATCGTTTGAGCCTAAGAGCGAGTCTCGGAAGCTGAACAACAAACGGAAACGTGAGAGTGGCGGTGAAGATGTTCCTGAAATCGACATGGGTGAGCTCAGGAAGAAGCTGAAAGAGAATTTTACCATTCTGCGAGGCATTAAAGAGGACGAGAGGGTGAGAATGGAGTTTGAGTTTCGGAAGAAGAATCCAACGAAGAAACAGAGTAACGTGGCAAAGAAGAAACCGAAGAGCCCTAAGTCCAAGAAGAGAATTTGA
- the LOC108824420 gene encoding uncharacterized protein LOC108824420, with product MAADVSSLVRLLNGYNDDRTVTKESSGAKSAPMTRDLLGSRGGGGGDRSLELDLDLQVPTGWEKRLDLKSGKVYLQRCNSTSSSTITNSDLSSSNQTVPTTTTTTFQDLNFPPNPTNPHHAKPLLNLFDDTSPELKLRPSHPLSLSPNRNFQSVCTLDKVKSALERAERDPVTFRKRQSPDDHLHRRTEAASPVAAGCPGCLSYVLVMKNNPRCPRCDTVVSLPTDSSSSSMKKKVKIDLNISI from the exons ATGGCTGCTGACGTCAGCTCCCTCGTACGGTTACTAAACGGTTACAACGACGATCGAACGGTGACGAAAGAATCCTCCGGCGCGAAATCGGCGCCGATGACTCGCGATCTCCTCGGaagcagaggaggaggaggaggtgatcGGTCACTAGAGCTCGACCTCGATCTTCAAGTCCCCACCGGATGGGAGAAACGTCTCGATCTCAAG tCAGGGAAGGTTTATCTGCAACGATGCAACTCAACGAGCTCGTCGACGATAACAAACTCAGATCTATCATCATCCAATCAAACAGTACCAACGACGACAACGACGACGTTTCAGGATTTGAATTTCCCTCCGAATCCAACCAATCCTCATCACGCCAAGCCTCTGCTCAACCTCTTCGACGACACCTCCCCGGAGCTGAAGCTTCGTCCCTCCCATCCTCTCTCTCTATCGCCGAACCGTAATTTCCAGAGCGTATGCACGCTGGACAAGGTGAAATCGGCTCTGGAGAGAGCCGAGAGAGATCCGGTTACGTTCAGGAAACGGCAATCGCCGGACGATCATCTTCATCGTCGGACGGAGGCTGCGTCGCCGGTGGCGGCTGGGTGTCCTGGGTGTTTGAGCTACGTTCTGGTGATGAAGAACAACCCGAGGTGTCCGAGATGCGATACCGTTGTTTCTTTGCCTAcggattcttcttcttcttccatgaaGAAGAAGGTTAAGATTGATCTCAACATATCAATTTGA